The Sphingomonas oryzagri genome segment CTGGTCGACGCCTTTGCGCTAGCGCTGGCGCTCAGGACCACGGCCGGCGTGAACGCCGCGATCGAACGCGCGATCGCGCTGCGGCGCCGGCACGTGCTGCTCTACCAGTGGCTGACGGCCCTGTTCACGCCGGTCTACCAGTCGGACAGCCGGGTGCTGCCCTTCGTGCGCGACCGGATGGTCGGCCCGCTCTCGCGCCTCTGGCCGGCGACGCGCATCCAGGCGGCGATGGTCAGCGGGCTGATCGGCGATCCGCTCGGCCCGCTGGGGCTTTAACGCTCATAGGCTTTGGGCAGCGCGCCTTCCTGCGGGGTCATGTAGCGGTCGCGCAGCTCGGTCTGGCGCGAGCCTTGCGGCTGGGGCCGGCCGTCGATGAACACCGCGACCGGGGCGGAGGCCAGCTCCAGCGGGTCACCGTCCCACACCACGACATCCGCGCGGCGGCCGGGGCGGAGCGAGCCGATCTCGCCGTCCATGCCCATCACCTGCGCCGGGCCGGAGGTGATCGCGGCGAAGGCGTGGCCCCAGTCCAGCCCGGTCGATCCGGGGATCTTCGTGATCGCGACGAGGTTGCCGGCGAACTGCTTGAGGTTGCGCTGGCTGCCCGGCGCGCTGGCGTCCACTGTCGAGATGCCGAGCGTGACGCCGGCCTGTTCCATCCGCCCGACATTCGACTCGGTCGCGGCGACGCGCTCGAACGATTCGGGCAGATCGACCAGCGCGGCGGCGATCACCGGCACGTGCGCGGCGGCGATGTCGCGGGCGACCAGCCAGCCTTCCTCGGCGCCGACCAGCACGAGCTTCAGCTGCGGATAGTCCTTCTTGAGCGCCAGCACCGATCGGATGTCGCTGGCGCGCTGGACGTGGACGAGCAAGGGCTGCTTGCCGTCGAGCACCGCGATCAAAGCCTGCGCGTCGGGTCGCTTGATCAGCGAATCCCTCTCGCGCCCCCCGAAAGCGGCGGGGTTGCGGCGATAATCCTGCGCCTGCGCCAGCGCGTCGTGGAGCATGGCATAAGCGGCGGGGCGGCTGCCGCCCGCCGCCTGCGCGCCGTCCTCGCCCATCTCGACATACTGGAACGCGCGCGGGCGCATCACCGGGTCCGGCCCGACACCGAGCGAGATCACAGCACCTTGCCCCGCGAAGATCGAGCCGCCCGTCCCCGGCGAGACGACCGCGCGGGTCACGCCGCCCCAGCGCTCGTTGTTGAGGATGATCGAATTGGGGTTGATCGCGGGCGATATGTCGATCGCCGCGTTGAAGGGCGACTTGCCGGCGGAGACGTCGTTGCTCTCCTCCACGCCCTCGGAATCGGCGAGACCCAGCGTCGAGAAACCCGCAACCATCCCGGCCGAGACCCATTTGCCGTGCGCGTCGATCACCTGCGCGCCGGCGGGCACTTGCACGTTGGCGCCGGCGGCGACGATGCGGCCGTCGGCGAACACGACGGTGCCGTTGGGGATCGGCGCGGAGCCGTCCCCGATCGCGACGGTGCCGCCGGTGATCGCGGTGGTGGCGGCGAGAGAGGGAGTGGCGAGGAGGGCGGCGGCGAATGCCCATCCTCCCCGCGCGAAGCGGGGGGAGGGGGACCGCCGAAGGCGGTGGAGGGGGCGGCCGGCGAAGCCGGGCGCTGAAGCGCCCGCCCCTCCACCATGCTTCGCATGGTCCCCCTCCCCATCTCCGATGGGGAGGATGTGGGTGAGCGCCTTCATTTCACGTCTCCCATGCCCGGCTGGCCCAGCTCGAAATCGCTCACCGGACGGAGCTTCGGATTGTTCGCGTCGTAGAGCATCGCGCCGTCGATCCAGACCTTCTCCGGCCGGGTGTAGACGGAGAGCGGATTGCCGTTCCACAGCACCACGTCGGCCATCTTGCCGGGCTTGAGGCTGCCCGTCTTGTCGGCGATGCCCAGCGCCTTCGCTGGATTGATCGACAGCCACTCCCACGCCACCTCGTCGGGGATGTCGATCCCGGCGCGGCGGCCTGCCGCCTGCGCCTTGGCGACTTCCTGATTGAGCCGCTGGATGCCGTTCTGGTCGTCCGAATGGATCATCGCGCAGGTGCCCTCCTTCTGGAGCAGCGCGAGATTTTCGGGGATGCCGTCGTAGCTTTCCATCTTGAAGCCGTACCAGTCCGCCCAGACGGCGGCGCAGATGCCGTTCGCCTTCAGCAGATCGGCGATCTTGTAGGCCTCGACTGCGTGGTGGAAGGCGGTGACGTGATAGCCGAACTCCTTCGACATATCGATCACGTTGGCCATCTCGTCGGCGCGGTAGCAGTGGTTCTGGACGAGGATCTCGCCCGCCAGCACGCCGGCCAGCGTGTCCATGGCGAGATCGCGGGTCGGCGGATCACCGCCGTCCTTCTCATATTTGTCCCACTTGCGCTTGTATTCGACCGCCTTCGCCCAGGTCTGGCGATCGACCGCGATATTGCCCATGCGGGTGGAGGGCTCGCGGCCCTTCGATCCGTAGACGCGCTTCGGATTTTCGCCGCACGCCATCTTTAGGCCGTAGGGCGCGCCGGGGAACTTCATGCCCTGCGTGGTGCGGGCATAGACGTTCTTGAGGATCACCGAGCGGCCGCCGAACAAGTTGGCGGAGCCGGGCAGGATCTGCAGCGTGGTGACGCCGCCGTTCGCCAGCGCGCGGCTGAACCCCGGATCCTGCGGCCAGATGCTGTGCTCGGCCCACACCTCGGCGGTGACGGGCGCGGTCGCCTCGTTGCCATCGGACAGCGCCTTCACGCCGGGCGAGGGATAGTCGCCGAGGTGGCTGTGGATGTCGATCACGCCCGGCGTTACCCACTTGCCGGTGCCGTCGATCACCGTGGCACCGGCGGGCGGGGCGATGGTCTGGCCGACCTGGACGATCTTGCCGTCCGCGAACAGCACCGCGCCGCGATCGATCCGCCCGCCTTCACCGTCATAGATGGTGACGTTGGTCAGCAACGTCGGCACGCCCGGATAGCGGTGGTAGGTCGAGGGATAGGGGTCGTGGCTGTAGCCGTGACCCGCACCCGGCGGCGGCGCCTTGGCCGATGCGGTGGCGGGCGGAGGCGAGGAGGCGGTGCAGGCCATCAGGCTCAGGCACGTCGTCACGGTCGCGGCGACGTTCAGCGCGCGCGAAAGGGTGTTGGTCACGGATAAGCCCCCTTAGCCCTGTTGTGGGCCGACCCTGCGATGCGAAATCCTATTGTTCAAGAGGGCGCGCCGGATTTCTCCTTCGCGATCTGTTTGTCGAGCGCGGTCGCGGCCGCGTCCGCATAGGTGCGGCAGGCCTCGGGATCGACGAACGGGTTGGGATCGCGCGACTGCAGCAGCTTCGCGAACTTGACGTCGCCGCCCGACTGGCCGGGATGCGCGGTGATCAGGATGTCGCAGGGCAGGCGCCGCACCGTTGCGATCGTCCTGCGGAAATTCGCCAGCGCAACGGCGTGCGCGGGATCGGAGAAGCGATAGTCGCCCGCCGTCAGCGGATTGAGACTCGATCCGAACAGCACCGAGCGGCAGGTCTTGCCCTCGCACGAGCGCCAGCCCCAGCTCATCGATCCGGGCGTGTGGCCGGGCGTGGCGTGGGCGGTGACGGTGACGCCGCCGAGCCGGATCGCTTCGCCGTCGCGCACGGTGCGCAGCCGCGTGACCGGCGGATAGGGTTCCAGCCACGCCATCTGCGGATCGTCGGCGTTGCTGCGTCCCTGCCGAAGCACGATCGCGGCAGGCGCGCTGGAAAGCACGGTCGCGCCGGTGTCGCGCGAGAGGGCGGCGAGACCGCCGGCGTGATCGAAATGCGGCTCGGTGCTGAGGATCAGCTTCACATCCTTCAACCGAAAGCCGAGCGTGCGGATGTTCGCCTCGATATCGTGCACCGCCTGCGGCACCGCGCCGTCGATCAGGATCAGGCCGGCGCGCGTCTTGATCAGGCCGACATTGAGGCCGCCGAACCCGACGAGGTAGGTGTTGCCGTAGATGCGCGTCGGCGGCTGGGGCATCAGCCATTGCTTGGCGTGCTCCGACGCGATCGGGCGGAGCAGCGGATCGTCGGCGCTCTTCGCCGGAGTGGCGGCGACCAGAAGGGCGCCCAGCAGGCCGAGGGCGATACGCATGACGATGCTCTCCCGTGCAAAACGAAAATTGCTTTCGGTAATTTTTGCGCGATGATAGCGCTGGCATGTCCGGACCCCAAGCGGCCGGTGTCGAGGAGAGTTTGATGTCCAACCGTGCCGCGCAGGCCGCCTTGCCCGCGTTCGTGACCGTCACCTGCCTGTTCTTCGCCTGGGGCTTCATCACCTCGAACAACGATCCGCTGATCGCGGCGCTGAAGGGCATCTACAGCCTGACGACGGCCGAGGCGATGCTGACCCAGTTCGCCTTCTTCCTGGGCTACGGCGTCTTCTCGCTGCCCGCCGCCGCGGTGGTCGGCCGGCTGGGGCCGAGCAAGTCGATCATGGCGGCGTTGATCGTGATGATCGCCGGCTGCTTCATCGTGCCGGCCTCCTCCGCGGTGCGCTCCTATCCGCTGGTGCTGGTCGCTCTGTTCACGCTGGCGGCGGGCATCACCATGCTGCAGGTCGCGGCGAACCCGCTGGCGGCGGCGCTGGGCGCGCCCGAGCGCTCGCACTTCCGGCTGACCTTCGCGCAGGCTTTCAACTCGCTCGGCGTGGTGCTGGGCGTGCATCTCGGCGCCTCGCTGATGCTCTCGGCCGACATCTTCAAGAATGGCGGCGCGACCATCGCCAACGAGGCGGATCGGGCCGCCGGCCTCGCCGCCGTCAATCACGCCTTC includes the following:
- a CDS encoding amidohydrolase family protein, producing MKALTHILPIGDGEGDHAKHGGGAGASAPGFAGRPLHRLRRSPSPRFARGGWAFAAALLATPSLAATTAITGGTVAIGDGSAPIPNGTVVFADGRIVAAGANVQVPAGAQVIDAHGKWVSAGMVAGFSTLGLADSEGVEESNDVSAGKSPFNAAIDISPAINPNSIILNNERWGGVTRAVVSPGTGGSIFAGQGAVISLGVGPDPVMRPRAFQYVEMGEDGAQAAGGSRPAAYAMLHDALAQAQDYRRNPAAFGGRERDSLIKRPDAQALIAVLDGKQPLLVHVQRASDIRSVLALKKDYPQLKLVLVGAEEGWLVARDIAAAHVPVIAAALVDLPESFERVAATESNVGRMEQAGVTLGISTVDASAPGSQRNLKQFAGNLVAITKIPGSTGLDWGHAFAAITSGPAQVMGMDGEIGSLRPGRRADVVVWDGDPLELASAPVAVFIDGRPQPQGSRQTELRDRYMTPQEGALPKAYER
- a CDS encoding amidohydrolase; the protein is MACTASSPPPATASAKAPPPGAGHGYSHDPYPSTYHRYPGVPTLLTNVTIYDGEGGRIDRGAVLFADGKIVQVGQTIAPPAGATVIDGTGKWVTPGVIDIHSHLGDYPSPGVKALSDGNEATAPVTAEVWAEHSIWPQDPGFSRALANGGVTTLQILPGSANLFGGRSVILKNVYARTTQGMKFPGAPYGLKMACGENPKRVYGSKGREPSTRMGNIAVDRQTWAKAVEYKRKWDKYEKDGGDPPTRDLAMDTLAGVLAGEILVQNHCYRADEMANVIDMSKEFGYHVTAFHHAVEAYKIADLLKANGICAAVWADWYGFKMESYDGIPENLALLQKEGTCAMIHSDDQNGIQRLNQEVAKAQAAGRRAGIDIPDEVAWEWLSINPAKALGIADKTGSLKPGKMADVVLWNGNPLSVYTRPEKVWIDGAMLYDANNPKLRPVSDFELGQPGMGDVK
- the bla gene encoding subclass B3 metallo-beta-lactamase, whose protein sequence is MRIALGLLGALLVAATPAKSADDPLLRPIASEHAKQWLMPQPPTRIYGNTYLVGFGGLNVGLIKTRAGLILIDGAVPQAVHDIEANIRTLGFRLKDVKLILSTEPHFDHAGGLAALSRDTGATVLSSAPAAIVLRQGRSNADDPQMAWLEPYPPVTRLRTVRDGEAIRLGGVTVTAHATPGHTPGSMSWGWRSCEGKTCRSVLFGSSLNPLTAGDYRFSDPAHAVALANFRRTIATVRRLPCDILITAHPGQSGGDVKFAKLLQSRDPNPFVDPEACRTYADAAATALDKQIAKEKSGAPS